The Kitasatospora setae KM-6054 genome contains a region encoding:
- a CDS encoding proline racemase family protein — MNQQVSTTDYHTAGEPFRIVIAGLPPIPGDTVAERRSIAIGSGGSATSPRPSALDDVRRLLTREPRGHAGMYGGFIVPADDSEAHFGVLFWHKDGYSTACGHGTMALGAWAVDTGLVPAPEDGTALVRIDVPSGRVSATVHRSGGRTTAVTFRNIPTRVLARKVELTTSLGTVQVDLAHSGAVYASLPAAALGLSVVPDRLSELTAAGREIRAALEGHEALAAYRDGVYGVILYDELPDTPTGPHQRNVTVFADGQIDRSPCGSGTSARLALLADEGALTGDRVLRHDSIIGTVFTGRVREPQDGGVITEVTGTAHRTGEHRFVLDHEDSLGAGFLL, encoded by the coding sequence ATGAACCAGCAGGTCTCGACCACCGACTACCACACCGCCGGCGAGCCGTTCCGGATCGTCATCGCGGGCCTGCCGCCGATCCCCGGCGACACCGTCGCCGAGCGCCGCTCGATCGCGATCGGCTCCGGCGGCAGCGCCACCTCGCCGCGCCCCAGCGCGCTGGACGACGTGCGCCGCCTGCTGACCCGCGAACCGCGCGGACACGCCGGCATGTACGGCGGGTTCATCGTGCCCGCGGACGACAGCGAGGCGCACTTCGGCGTCCTGTTCTGGCACAAGGACGGTTACTCGACCGCCTGCGGCCACGGCACCATGGCGCTCGGCGCCTGGGCCGTCGACACCGGCCTGGTGCCCGCCCCCGAGGACGGCACCGCGCTGGTCCGGATCGACGTCCCGTCCGGCCGGGTCAGCGCCACCGTGCACCGCAGCGGCGGCCGCACCACCGCGGTGACCTTCCGCAACATCCCGACCCGGGTGCTGGCCCGCAAGGTCGAGCTGACCACCTCGCTCGGGACGGTCCAGGTCGACCTGGCGCACTCCGGCGCGGTCTACGCCTCGCTGCCCGCCGCCGCGCTCGGCCTGTCCGTCGTCCCCGACCGGCTGTCCGAACTGACCGCCGCCGGACGGGAGATCCGGGCCGCGCTGGAGGGCCACGAGGCGCTCGCCGCGTACCGCGACGGCGTCTACGGCGTCATCCTGTACGACGAGCTGCCCGACACGCCGACCGGCCCGCACCAGCGCAACGTCACCGTCTTCGCCGACGGCCAGATCGACCGCTCCCCGTGCGGCTCCGGCACCTCCGCCCGGCTCGCCCTGCTCGCCGACGAGGGCGCCCTCACCGGCGACCGGGTGCTGCGCCACGACTCGATCATCGGCACCGTCTTCACCGGCCGGGTCCGCGAGCCGCAGGACGGCGGCGTGATCACCGAGGTCACCGGCACCGCGCACCGCACCGGCGAGCACCGCTTCGTCCTCGACCACGAGGACAGCCTGGGCGCGGGGTTCCTGCTGTGA
- a CDS encoding aldehyde dehydrogenase family protein, which produces MTTIDSYNPADPDDLVISVPATDAAGVAEAIAGAREAQRGWWALGAAGRSLALTRAAAAIEGAADELAELVVREVGKPIAEARGEVARTVAIWRYYAQAPFAASGEVHEPAAGQGLLLTRRRPYGVAGLITPWNFPLAIPTWKAAPALAVGNAVVLKPSSEAVAVALRLAELAGLPEGVLTIVPGGAAAGTALIGGADVISFTGSTWVGRSVIAGATERGIPVQSEMGGLNAALVLPDADIAQAAAHLANAIAGYAGQKCTATSRVIAVGDAYEPLAEALAKALAQTPAADPSAPTTSCGPVINRESLERLTDAIDTAREGGATVLAGGAKADRAGWFLEPTLVEAVPAGHPLLEEEFFGPVAVLVPAADLDEAIAIANNTRHSLSTSVHSRSLDVALAAADRLDAGMIRINAPSSGVDFHLPFGGAKGASYGSREQGQAVLDFYTASRTVSVLPAGEY; this is translated from the coding sequence ATGACCACGATCGACTCGTACAACCCCGCCGACCCCGACGACCTGGTCATCTCGGTGCCGGCGACGGACGCCGCCGGCGTCGCCGAGGCGATCGCGGGCGCGCGCGAGGCGCAGCGCGGCTGGTGGGCGCTGGGCGCGGCCGGGCGCTCGCTGGCGCTGACCCGGGCCGCCGCCGCGATCGAGGGGGCCGCCGACGAGCTGGCCGAGCTGGTCGTCCGCGAGGTCGGCAAGCCGATCGCCGAGGCCCGCGGCGAGGTCGCCCGCACCGTGGCGATCTGGCGCTACTACGCGCAGGCGCCGTTCGCCGCCTCCGGCGAGGTGCACGAGCCCGCCGCCGGGCAGGGCCTGCTGCTGACCCGCCGCCGCCCGTACGGCGTGGCCGGCCTGATCACGCCGTGGAACTTCCCGCTGGCGATCCCGACCTGGAAGGCCGCCCCGGCGCTGGCCGTCGGCAACGCCGTGGTGCTCAAGCCGTCCTCCGAGGCGGTCGCGGTGGCGCTGCGGCTGGCCGAGCTCGCGGGCCTGCCCGAGGGCGTGCTGACGATCGTCCCGGGCGGTGCCGCGGCGGGGACGGCACTGATCGGCGGCGCCGACGTCATCTCCTTCACCGGCTCGACCTGGGTGGGCCGCTCGGTGATCGCGGGGGCGACCGAGCGCGGCATCCCGGTGCAGTCCGAGATGGGCGGCCTGAACGCCGCGCTGGTGCTGCCGGACGCCGACATCGCGCAGGCCGCCGCGCACCTGGCCAACGCCATCGCCGGCTACGCGGGCCAGAAGTGCACCGCCACCAGCCGGGTGATCGCCGTCGGCGACGCGTACGAGCCGCTGGCCGAGGCGCTCGCCAAGGCGCTCGCCCAGACCCCGGCCGCCGACCCGTCCGCGCCCACCACCTCGTGCGGCCCGGTGATCAACCGGGAGTCGCTGGAGCGGCTGACCGACGCCATCGACACCGCCCGCGAGGGCGGCGCGACCGTGCTGGCCGGCGGCGCCAAGGCCGACCGGGCCGGCTGGTTCCTGGAGCCCACCCTGGTCGAGGCCGTCCCGGCCGGACACCCGCTGCTGGAGGAGGAGTTCTTCGGCCCGGTCGCCGTGCTGGTGCCCGCCGCCGACCTGGACGAGGCGATCGCCATCGCCAACAACACCCGGCACAGCCTCTCCACCTCCGTCCACTCGCGCAGCCTGGACGTGGCGCTGGCCGCCGCGGACCGCCTGGACGCCGGCATGATCCGGATCAACGCCCCCTCCAGCGGCGTCGACTTCCACCTGCCGTTCGGCGGCGCCAAGGGCGCCTCGTACGGCTCGCGCGAGCAGGGCCAGGCCGTGCTCGACTTCTACACCGCGTCGCGCACCGTCAGCGTGCTGCCCGCCGGGGAGTACTGA
- a CDS encoding proline racemase family protein: MRTRHVFHAVDSHTEGMPTRVITGGFGTIPGATMAERRVHFQQHLDEFRTLLMYEPRGHAAMSGAILQPPTRPDADFGVLYIEVSGLLPMCGHGTIGVATVLVETGMVPVVEPVTTIRLDTPAGLVVVDVKVENGAAVGVTLRNVPSYSVALDRRIEVPGYGTVTYDLAYGGNYYAILPLEQFGLPFERERKDDILAAGLAMMDAINASDDRPVHPENPSIHSCHHVQLLAPGSDAKHSRHAMAIHPGWFDRSPCGTGTSARMAQLHARGELAIGDEFRNDSFIGTTFTGRLVEETTVAGLPAVVPTVTGRAWVTGTAQYFLDPTDPFPAGFLL, translated from the coding sequence ATGCGGACCCGTCACGTCTTCCACGCCGTCGACTCGCACACCGAGGGAATGCCCACCCGGGTGATCACCGGTGGCTTCGGCACCATCCCCGGCGCCACCATGGCCGAACGGCGCGTCCACTTCCAGCAGCACCTCGACGAGTTCCGCACGCTGCTGATGTACGAACCCCGCGGCCACGCGGCGATGAGCGGCGCGATCCTGCAGCCGCCGACCCGGCCGGACGCCGACTTCGGCGTGCTCTACATCGAGGTCTCCGGGCTGCTGCCGATGTGCGGGCACGGCACCATCGGCGTCGCCACCGTGCTGGTCGAGACCGGCATGGTCCCGGTCGTCGAGCCGGTCACCACCATCCGGCTGGACACCCCGGCCGGGCTGGTCGTCGTCGACGTCAAGGTGGAGAACGGCGCCGCGGTCGGCGTCACCCTCCGCAACGTGCCCTCGTACTCGGTCGCGCTGGACCGCCGGATCGAGGTGCCCGGCTACGGCACGGTCACCTACGACCTGGCGTACGGCGGCAACTACTACGCGATCCTGCCGCTGGAGCAGTTCGGGCTGCCGTTCGAGCGGGAGCGCAAGGACGACATCCTGGCCGCCGGCCTCGCCATGATGGACGCGATCAACGCCTCGGACGACCGGCCGGTCCACCCCGAGAACCCGTCCATCCACAGCTGCCACCACGTCCAGCTGCTCGCGCCCGGGTCGGACGCGAAGCACTCCCGGCACGCGATGGCGATCCACCCCGGCTGGTTCGACCGCTCGCCCTGCGGGACGGGCACCTCCGCGCGGATGGCGCAGCTGCACGCCCGCGGCGAGCTGGCGATCGGCGACGAGTTCCGCAACGACTCCTTCATCGGGACGACCTTCACCGGCCGCCTGGTCGAGGAGACCACCGTGGCCGGCCTGCCCGCCGTCGTCCCGACCGTCACCGGCCGGGCCTGGGTGACCGGCACCGCGCAGTACTTCCTCGACCCGACCGACCCGTTCCCGGCGGGCTTCCTGCTGTAG
- a CDS encoding GntR family transcriptional regulator, whose product MADLKPRNLISVQERLRDQVAHALRAALISGELRPGVVYSAPTLAADFGVSATPVREAMLDLAREGLVEAVRNKGFRVTELSDRDLDEFTEIRALIEIPTVGQVARIATAEQLEALRPQAQAIVEAARKRDLIGYLEADRQFHLDLLALAGNARLVETVNDLRKRSRLYGLNRLDQQGELVASAEEHLELLDVLLTGDADAAQECMTRHLGHIRHLWAVGDKAAAGQQAAEPETALRLPAR is encoded by the coding sequence ATGGCCGACCTCAAGCCCCGCAACCTCATCTCCGTGCAGGAGCGGCTGCGCGACCAGGTCGCCCACGCCCTGCGTGCGGCACTCATCTCCGGTGAACTGCGTCCCGGGGTGGTCTACTCCGCCCCGACGCTGGCCGCCGACTTCGGGGTCTCCGCCACCCCCGTCCGCGAGGCGATGCTCGACCTGGCCCGCGAGGGCCTGGTCGAGGCCGTCCGCAACAAGGGGTTCCGGGTCACCGAACTCTCCGACCGCGACCTCGACGAGTTCACCGAGATCCGCGCCCTGATCGAGATCCCCACCGTCGGCCAGGTCGCCCGGATCGCCACCGCCGAACAACTGGAGGCCCTGCGCCCCCAGGCCCAGGCGATCGTCGAGGCCGCCCGCAAGCGCGACCTGATCGGCTACCTGGAAGCCGACCGGCAGTTCCACCTCGACCTGCTCGCGCTGGCCGGCAACGCCCGGCTCGTCGAGACCGTCAACGACCTGCGCAAGCGCTCCCGGCTCTACGGCCTCAACCGGCTCGACCAGCAGGGCGAACTCGTCGCCTCCGCCGAGGAGCACCTCGAACTGCTCGACGTGCTGCTCACCGGCGACGCCGACGCCGCGCAGGAGTGCATGACCCGGCACCTCGGCCACATCCGCCACCTGTGGGCGGTCGGCGACAAGGCCGCCGCCGGGCAGCAGGCCGCCGAGCCGGAGACCGCGCTGCGGCTGCCGGCCCGCTGA
- a CDS encoding ornithine cyclodeaminase family protein, whose protein sequence is MTLPEIALTLGYADAVDALERTLLDGLDVEGCPARANIRVPAGELLLMPAATAEFTGVKIAGVAPANPAVGLPRITGSYLLLDGPTLQPAALLDGVALTSLRTPAVTALALRALAGPDARHLVVFGAGPQALGHVEALKAVLPGLAEVTVVARRPGPAAELVERAAALGLAARAGGPEAVADADLVVCCTTARTPLFDGRLVPDRAVVAAVGSHEPEAREVDAELVGRADLFVEARQVALREAGDLLMAGVGADRLANLAELVTGKAEVRHDRPRFFKSVGMAWQDLAVAAAQYLAERQNVDRAAAEGQ, encoded by the coding sequence GTGACCCTGCCCGAGATCGCCCTGACCCTGGGGTACGCCGACGCGGTGGACGCCCTGGAGCGCACCCTGCTCGACGGGCTGGACGTGGAGGGCTGCCCGGCCCGCGCCAACATCCGGGTGCCGGCCGGCGAGCTGCTGCTGATGCCCGCCGCGACCGCCGAGTTCACCGGCGTGAAGATCGCCGGAGTGGCACCCGCCAACCCGGCGGTCGGACTGCCCCGGATCACCGGCTCGTACCTGCTGCTCGACGGCCCCACCCTGCAGCCCGCCGCGCTGCTCGACGGAGTGGCGCTCACCTCGCTGCGCACCCCCGCCGTCACCGCGCTCGCGCTGCGGGCGCTGGCCGGGCCGGACGCCCGCCACCTGGTGGTGTTCGGCGCCGGGCCGCAGGCGCTCGGCCACGTCGAGGCGCTCAAGGCCGTGCTGCCCGGGCTGGCCGAGGTCACCGTGGTGGCCCGCCGCCCCGGACCCGCCGCGGAACTCGTCGAACGCGCCGCCGCGCTGGGCCTGGCGGCCCGGGCCGGCGGCCCCGAGGCGGTCGCCGACGCGGACCTGGTGGTGTGCTGCACCACCGCCCGCACCCCGCTGTTCGACGGCCGGCTGGTGCCCGACCGGGCGGTCGTCGCCGCGGTCGGCTCGCACGAGCCGGAGGCCCGCGAGGTGGACGCCGAACTGGTCGGCCGCGCCGACCTGTTCGTCGAGGCCCGGCAGGTCGCGCTGCGCGAGGCCGGGGACCTGCTGATGGCCGGAGTGGGGGCCGACCGGCTCGCCAATCTGGCCGAACTGGTCACCGGGAAGGCCGAAGTCCGCCATGATCGACCCAGGTTCTTCAAGAGCGTCGGCATGGCCTGGCAGGATCTGGCGGTGGCGGCGGCGCAGTACCTGGCCGAGCGCCAGAACGTGGACCGGGCGGCGGCCGAAGGGCAGTAG